From one Chanodichthys erythropterus isolate Z2021 chromosome 3, ASM2448905v1, whole genome shotgun sequence genomic stretch:
- the si:dkey-68o6.8 gene encoding nuclear body protein SP140-like protein: MDYGFFTDEKLFEVFCQNKTKISTIEKPQMFLRHLKDNTLITAELYQKLQKGSDDDVVYDALEYIHNRGAKRVRKFWRCVDQEHILQRYPQLSEITTTLKNSLKIEQDRKIREKEDKKRRIESSSVSNQAGTSSQSTNRQKKKAEHVERDSLDLQNSPDSTTESESFSHQSLKEEVNLWDKPKHKRWLPVTCGNKKALLDRVALYNRKRDCLKHDGEMISPLQFEQRGGKESSKCWKTSILCQGKPLKSLMEMEILKIPKVNGKFTLRK; this comes from the exons aTGGACTATGGATTTTTCACAgatgaaaaattatttgaagTTTTCTgccaaaacaagacaaaaatatctACAATAGAAAAGCCGCAAATGTTTCTTCGCCATCTCAAAGACAATACACTCATTACAGCTGAGCTTTAT caaaaacttCAGAAAGGTAGTGATGATGATGTTGTGTATGATGCACTGGAGTATATTCACAACCGTGGAGCGAAGAGGGTTAGAAAGTTCTGGAGATGCGTGGACCAGGAGCACATTTTACAGCGTTACCCCCAACTCTCTGAAATCACTACAACTCTGAAGAACT CTCTTAAAATAGAGCAAGACAGAAAAATAAGAGAAAAAGAGGATAAAAAGAGGAGGATCGAGAGCAGCTCTGTGAGTAACCAAGCTGGTACGTCATCACAAAGCACTAACAGGCAGAAGAAGAAAGCTGAACATGTGGAGAGAG ATTCTTTAGATCTTCAGAATTCTCCAGACTCTACCACGGAATCAGAGTCTTTTTCCCACCAATCCTTAA AGGAAGAAGTGAATCTGTGGGACAAGCCTAAACACAAGAGATGGCTTCCTGTCACATGTGGGAACAAAAAGGCCTTACTGGACAGAGTCGCACTGTATAACA GAAAAAGAGATTGCCTTAAACATGATGGAGAAATGATCTCCCCTCTGCAGTTTGAGCAAAGGGGTGGAAAAGAATCAAGCAAGTGCTGGAAAACAAGTATATTATGCCAAGGCAAACCCCTCAAGAGTCTCATGGAG ATGGAAATTTTGAAGATACCTAAGGTTAACGGAAAATTTACCCTTCGTAAATGA
- the LOC137017382 gene encoding nuclear body protein SP140-like protein isoform X2, with product MQKLSVCKKERKLEKRQSKDTASVFQKTQNMESISVIDITSESESECKWDPERSTGSDSSSDNDIEKRGKQEKKRKMRKRSCKQKGPRSLSTPNKKRPATDTSQYLSQKYENKLPVTCGDKKGVLYVEKYNYKQKCILSEGQWFKPIEFEQFGGKERCKNSTKSIFCDGIPLRKLIEDRVLLPFKKRLVQNEQIDSPESSPVTGRLKKRKFSQSREQLHPSTSESNDMDNGDDGNDVDDDGGDDDVDMTVFEGPTLPVTCGSMSGVLHKCRFAKGHSGRCIRTEDSWLSPEDFIRLNKPNGTWRKDIVTKGLPLGKLIMKRVLEPHMINCYCEICEEQDQYQNDDMCFVCESEGDLVCCDECPRAFHSHCHLPAADGDSLGQWSCTFCVMKNMKDSSQKTQQEVLSSPVSQYTLHCQYLLLHLLHESMTDSCTNVSGHSENICGPMMLGRVKLNLENNDYQTVQEFVSDIEEIFNNCCTSNGDNDSSRMTSRLKEAFKKEFETVFKLL from the exons ATGCAGAAATTGTCTGTGTGTAAGAAAGAGAGGAAACTAGAAAAACGGCAAAGCAAGGACACAGCAAG TGTGTTTCAGAAAACACAGAACATGGAAAGCATCTCAGTCATAGACATAACGTCTGAGTCTGAATCTGAATGCAAATGGGATCCAGAGAGAAGCACAGGATCTGACAGTTCAAGTGATAATGACATAGAAAAGAGAGGAAAACAAGAGAAGAAAAGGAAGATGAGGAAACGAAGCTGTAAACAGAAAGGGCCGCGCTCCCTCAGTACACCCAACAAGAAGAGGCCAGCCACAG ACACCAGCCAGTATTTGAGtcaaaaatatgaaaacaaacttCCTGTTACATGTGGGGATAAAAAAGGTGTCCTCTATGTGGAGAAATATAATTACA AGCAGAAGTGCATTTTAAGCGAAGGCCAGTGGTTCAAGCCCATTGAGTTTGAGCAGTTTGGAGGAAAGGAAAGGTGCAAAAATTCGACAAAAAGCATCTTTTGCGACGGTATTCCGCTCCGGAAACTCATAGAG GATAGAGTTCTTTTACCCTTTAAGAAAAGACTGGTTCAGAATGAACAG ATTGACTCTCCTGAATCCTCACCTGTTACTGGCAGGCTCAAAAAAAGAAAG TTTTCACAGAGCAGGGAACAGCTACACCCCTCCACCTCTG AATCAAATGATATGGACAATGGTGACGACGGCAATGATGTTGATGACGATGGCGGTGATGATGACGTTGACATGACTGTGTTTGAAGGTCCAACCCTACCTGTTACCTGCGGCTCTATGTCTGGCGTCCTACACAAATGTCGCTTTGCCAAAG GGCACAGTGGGAGATGCATAAGGACAGAAGACTCCTGGCTGAGCCCTGAGGATTTCATCAGACTGAACAAACCAAATGGAACATGGAGGAAAGACATTGTGACCAAGGGGTTACCTCTGGGAAAACTTATAATG AAAAGAGTTTTGGAACCGCATATGATAAATTGTTACTGTGAGATTTGTGAAGAACAAGATCAATACCAA AATGACGACATGTGTTTCGTGTGTGAGTCTGAGGGAGATCTTGTGTGTTGTGACGAGTGTCCACGAGCTTTTCATTCACACTGTCATCTACCAGCTGCAGACGGAGACTCACTtgg CCAGTGGAGCTGCACATTCTGTGTGATGAAGAATATGAAAGATTCCAGTCAAAAGACCCAACAGGAAGTTTTGAGCAGTCCAGTCTCTCAGTACACACTG CACTGTCAGTACCTGCTGTTACACCTGCTACACGAGAGCATGACTGACTCCTGCACTAAT GTTTCAGGACACAGTGAGAATATTTGTGGTCCCATGATGCTGGGCAGAGTGAAGCTGAACCTGGAGAATAACGATTATCAAACAGTGCAAGAGTTTGTCTCCGATATTGAAGAGATTTTCAACAACTGCTGCACCTCCAACGGA GATAATGACTCCAGTAGAATGACCTCTAGGCTGAAGGAAGCATTCAAGAAGGagtttgaaactgtctttaagCTCCTATAA
- the LOC137017382 gene encoding nuclear body protein SP140-like protein isoform X1, translating to MQKLSVCKKERKLEKRQSKDTASVFQKTQNMESISVIDITSESESECKWDPERSTGSDSSSDNDIEKRGKQEKKRKMRKRSCKQKGPRSLSTPNKKRPATDTSQYLSQKYENKLPVTCGDKKGVLYVEKYNYKQKCILSEGQWFKPIEFEQFGGKERCKNSTKSIFCDGIPLRKLIEDRVLLPFKKRLVQNEQIDSPESSPVTGRLKKRKFSQSREQLHPSTSESNDMDNGDDGNDVDDDGGDDDVDMTVFEGPTLPVTCGSMSGVLHKCRFAKGHSGRCIRTEDSWLSPEDFIRLNKPNGTWRKDIVTKGLPLGKLIMKRVLEPHMINCYCEICEEQDQYQNDDMCFVCESEGDLVCCDECPRAFHSHCHLPAADGDSLGSQWSCTFCVMKNMKDSSQKTQQEVLSSPVSQYTLHCQYLLLHLLHESMTDSCTNVSGHSENICGPMMLGRVKLNLENNDYQTVQEFVSDIEEIFNNCCTSNGDNDSSRMTSRLKEAFKKEFETVFKLL from the exons ATGCAGAAATTGTCTGTGTGTAAGAAAGAGAGGAAACTAGAAAAACGGCAAAGCAAGGACACAGCAAG TGTGTTTCAGAAAACACAGAACATGGAAAGCATCTCAGTCATAGACATAACGTCTGAGTCTGAATCTGAATGCAAATGGGATCCAGAGAGAAGCACAGGATCTGACAGTTCAAGTGATAATGACATAGAAAAGAGAGGAAAACAAGAGAAGAAAAGGAAGATGAGGAAACGAAGCTGTAAACAGAAAGGGCCGCGCTCCCTCAGTACACCCAACAAGAAGAGGCCAGCCACAG ACACCAGCCAGTATTTGAGtcaaaaatatgaaaacaaacttCCTGTTACATGTGGGGATAAAAAAGGTGTCCTCTATGTGGAGAAATATAATTACA AGCAGAAGTGCATTTTAAGCGAAGGCCAGTGGTTCAAGCCCATTGAGTTTGAGCAGTTTGGAGGAAAGGAAAGGTGCAAAAATTCGACAAAAAGCATCTTTTGCGACGGTATTCCGCTCCGGAAACTCATAGAG GATAGAGTTCTTTTACCCTTTAAGAAAAGACTGGTTCAGAATGAACAG ATTGACTCTCCTGAATCCTCACCTGTTACTGGCAGGCTCAAAAAAAGAAAG TTTTCACAGAGCAGGGAACAGCTACACCCCTCCACCTCTG AATCAAATGATATGGACAATGGTGACGACGGCAATGATGTTGATGACGATGGCGGTGATGATGACGTTGACATGACTGTGTTTGAAGGTCCAACCCTACCTGTTACCTGCGGCTCTATGTCTGGCGTCCTACACAAATGTCGCTTTGCCAAAG GGCACAGTGGGAGATGCATAAGGACAGAAGACTCCTGGCTGAGCCCTGAGGATTTCATCAGACTGAACAAACCAAATGGAACATGGAGGAAAGACATTGTGACCAAGGGGTTACCTCTGGGAAAACTTATAATG AAAAGAGTTTTGGAACCGCATATGATAAATTGTTACTGTGAGATTTGTGAAGAACAAGATCAATACCAA AATGACGACATGTGTTTCGTGTGTGAGTCTGAGGGAGATCTTGTGTGTTGTGACGAGTGTCCACGAGCTTTTCATTCACACTGTCATCTACCAGCTGCAGACGGAGACTCACTtgg AAGCCAGTGGAGCTGCACATTCTGTGTGATGAAGAATATGAAAGATTCCAGTCAAAAGACCCAACAGGAAGTTTTGAGCAGTCCAGTCTCTCAGTACACACTG CACTGTCAGTACCTGCTGTTACACCTGCTACACGAGAGCATGACTGACTCCTGCACTAAT GTTTCAGGACACAGTGAGAATATTTGTGGTCCCATGATGCTGGGCAGAGTGAAGCTGAACCTGGAGAATAACGATTATCAAACAGTGCAAGAGTTTGTCTCCGATATTGAAGAGATTTTCAACAACTGCTGCACCTCCAACGGA GATAATGACTCCAGTAGAATGACCTCTAGGCTGAAGGAAGCATTCAAGAAGGagtttgaaactgtctttaagCTCCTATAA
- the LOC137017382 gene encoding nuclear body protein SP140-like protein isoform X3 has product MESISVIDITSESESECKWDPERSTGSDSSSDNDIEKRGKQEKKRKMRKRSCKQKGPRSLSTPNKKRPATDTSQYLSQKYENKLPVTCGDKKGVLYVEKYNYKQKCILSEGQWFKPIEFEQFGGKERCKNSTKSIFCDGIPLRKLIEDRVLLPFKKRLVQNEQIDSPESSPVTGRLKKRKFSQSREQLHPSTSESNDMDNGDDGNDVDDDGGDDDVDMTVFEGPTLPVTCGSMSGVLHKCRFAKGHSGRCIRTEDSWLSPEDFIRLNKPNGTWRKDIVTKGLPLGKLIMKRVLEPHMINCYCEICEEQDQYQNDDMCFVCESEGDLVCCDECPRAFHSHCHLPAADGDSLGSQWSCTFCVMKNMKDSSQKTQQEVLSSPVSQYTLHCQYLLLHLLHESMTDSCTNVSGHSENICGPMMLGRVKLNLENNDYQTVQEFVSDIEEIFNNCCTSNGDNDSSRMTSRLKEAFKKEFETVFKLL; this is encoded by the exons ATGGAAAGCATCTCAGTCATAGACATAACGTCTGAGTCTGAATCTGAATGCAAATGGGATCCAGAGAGAAGCACAGGATCTGACAGTTCAAGTGATAATGACATAGAAAAGAGAGGAAAACAAGAGAAGAAAAGGAAGATGAGGAAACGAAGCTGTAAACAGAAAGGGCCGCGCTCCCTCAGTACACCCAACAAGAAGAGGCCAGCCACAG ACACCAGCCAGTATTTGAGtcaaaaatatgaaaacaaacttCCTGTTACATGTGGGGATAAAAAAGGTGTCCTCTATGTGGAGAAATATAATTACA AGCAGAAGTGCATTTTAAGCGAAGGCCAGTGGTTCAAGCCCATTGAGTTTGAGCAGTTTGGAGGAAAGGAAAGGTGCAAAAATTCGACAAAAAGCATCTTTTGCGACGGTATTCCGCTCCGGAAACTCATAGAG GATAGAGTTCTTTTACCCTTTAAGAAAAGACTGGTTCAGAATGAACAG ATTGACTCTCCTGAATCCTCACCTGTTACTGGCAGGCTCAAAAAAAGAAAG TTTTCACAGAGCAGGGAACAGCTACACCCCTCCACCTCTG AATCAAATGATATGGACAATGGTGACGACGGCAATGATGTTGATGACGATGGCGGTGATGATGACGTTGACATGACTGTGTTTGAAGGTCCAACCCTACCTGTTACCTGCGGCTCTATGTCTGGCGTCCTACACAAATGTCGCTTTGCCAAAG GGCACAGTGGGAGATGCATAAGGACAGAAGACTCCTGGCTGAGCCCTGAGGATTTCATCAGACTGAACAAACCAAATGGAACATGGAGGAAAGACATTGTGACCAAGGGGTTACCTCTGGGAAAACTTATAATG AAAAGAGTTTTGGAACCGCATATGATAAATTGTTACTGTGAGATTTGTGAAGAACAAGATCAATACCAA AATGACGACATGTGTTTCGTGTGTGAGTCTGAGGGAGATCTTGTGTGTTGTGACGAGTGTCCACGAGCTTTTCATTCACACTGTCATCTACCAGCTGCAGACGGAGACTCACTtgg AAGCCAGTGGAGCTGCACATTCTGTGTGATGAAGAATATGAAAGATTCCAGTCAAAAGACCCAACAGGAAGTTTTGAGCAGTCCAGTCTCTCAGTACACACTG CACTGTCAGTACCTGCTGTTACACCTGCTACACGAGAGCATGACTGACTCCTGCACTAAT GTTTCAGGACACAGTGAGAATATTTGTGGTCCCATGATGCTGGGCAGAGTGAAGCTGAACCTGGAGAATAACGATTATCAAACAGTGCAAGAGTTTGTCTCCGATATTGAAGAGATTTTCAACAACTGCTGCACCTCCAACGGA GATAATGACTCCAGTAGAATGACCTCTAGGCTGAAGGAAGCATTCAAGAAGGagtttgaaactgtctttaagCTCCTATAA
- the LOC137017382 gene encoding uncharacterized protein isoform X4, whose translation MQKLSVCKKERKLEKRQSKDTASVFQKTQNMESISVIDITSESESECKWDPERSTGSDSSSDNDIEKRGKQEKKRKMRKRSCKQKGPRSLSTPNKKRPATDTSQYLSQKYENKLPVTCGDKKGVLYVEKYNYKQKCILSEGQWFKPIEFEQFGGKERCKNSTKSIFCDGIPLRKLIEDRVLLPFKKRLVQNEQIDSPESSPVTGRLKKRKFSQSREQLHPSTSESNDMDNGDDGNDVDDDGGDDDVDMTVFEGPTLPVTCGSMSGVLHKCRFAKGHSGRCIRTEDSWLSPEDFIRLNKPNGTWRKDIVTKGLPLGKLIMKRVLEPHMINCYCEICEEQDQYQNDDMCFVCESEGDLVCCDECPRAFHSHCHLPAADGDSLGSQWSCTFCVMKNMKDSSQKTQQEVLSSPVSQYTL comes from the exons ATGCAGAAATTGTCTGTGTGTAAGAAAGAGAGGAAACTAGAAAAACGGCAAAGCAAGGACACAGCAAG TGTGTTTCAGAAAACACAGAACATGGAAAGCATCTCAGTCATAGACATAACGTCTGAGTCTGAATCTGAATGCAAATGGGATCCAGAGAGAAGCACAGGATCTGACAGTTCAAGTGATAATGACATAGAAAAGAGAGGAAAACAAGAGAAGAAAAGGAAGATGAGGAAACGAAGCTGTAAACAGAAAGGGCCGCGCTCCCTCAGTACACCCAACAAGAAGAGGCCAGCCACAG ACACCAGCCAGTATTTGAGtcaaaaatatgaaaacaaacttCCTGTTACATGTGGGGATAAAAAAGGTGTCCTCTATGTGGAGAAATATAATTACA AGCAGAAGTGCATTTTAAGCGAAGGCCAGTGGTTCAAGCCCATTGAGTTTGAGCAGTTTGGAGGAAAGGAAAGGTGCAAAAATTCGACAAAAAGCATCTTTTGCGACGGTATTCCGCTCCGGAAACTCATAGAG GATAGAGTTCTTTTACCCTTTAAGAAAAGACTGGTTCAGAATGAACAG ATTGACTCTCCTGAATCCTCACCTGTTACTGGCAGGCTCAAAAAAAGAAAG TTTTCACAGAGCAGGGAACAGCTACACCCCTCCACCTCTG AATCAAATGATATGGACAATGGTGACGACGGCAATGATGTTGATGACGATGGCGGTGATGATGACGTTGACATGACTGTGTTTGAAGGTCCAACCCTACCTGTTACCTGCGGCTCTATGTCTGGCGTCCTACACAAATGTCGCTTTGCCAAAG GGCACAGTGGGAGATGCATAAGGACAGAAGACTCCTGGCTGAGCCCTGAGGATTTCATCAGACTGAACAAACCAAATGGAACATGGAGGAAAGACATTGTGACCAAGGGGTTACCTCTGGGAAAACTTATAATG AAAAGAGTTTTGGAACCGCATATGATAAATTGTTACTGTGAGATTTGTGAAGAACAAGATCAATACCAA AATGACGACATGTGTTTCGTGTGTGAGTCTGAGGGAGATCTTGTGTGTTGTGACGAGTGTCCACGAGCTTTTCATTCACACTGTCATCTACCAGCTGCAGACGGAGACTCACTtgg AAGCCAGTGGAGCTGCACATTCTGTGTGATGAAGAATATGAAAGATTCCAGTCAAAAGACCCAACAGGAAGTTTTGAGCAGTCCAGTCTCTCAGTACACACTG TAA